The Colletes latitarsis isolate SP2378_abdomen chromosome 14, iyColLati1, whole genome shotgun sequence genome has a segment encoding these proteins:
- the LOC143349752 gene encoding uncharacterized protein LOC143349752: MVATTRPREIDIDKPSHTEQLANWISRVRCKKLMCRRNRKRDLRVEAVLTSALFKAEHELRSKQLTRISKWQQFKKQFLKEAAYSSCGFYNVENMRNFKSYQENPWQGPLCPELSSLDNFMSKLSEIKIPLQR; this comes from the coding sequence ATGGTGGCCACGACAAGACCTCGAGAGATCGATATCGACAAACCAAGTCACACCGAACAATTGGCCAATTGGATCAGTAGAGTTCGATGCAAGAAACTGATGTGTCGTCGTAATCGCAAACGTGATTTGCGCGTCGAGGCGGTGCTTACCAGTGCTCTCTTCAAGGCGGAACACGAATTACGAAGCAAACAACTGACCAGGATCTCAAAATGGCAGCAGTTCAAGAAACAATTTCTGAAAGAGGCTGCTTACTCGAGTTGCGGTTTTTATAACGTCGAGAACATGAGAAACTTCAAATCTTATCAAGAGAATCCATGGCAGGGGCCGTTGTGCCCCGAATTGAGTAGCCTGGACAATTTCATGTCCAAATTGAGCGAGATCAAAATACCGTTGCAACGATGA